ACAGCTAAATAGCTACTTTACATGAtgatattgtctttggtattattgtgtgtagccagCCCATAGAGCAAGCATTGCATTGTGAActttgtagtcgacttgagctgcaacagatttccacagcGATGTTCCAtattgctaccaaccttattatgATGCcataatgaaacatttgttcaaattttttttaaatcacatatgtgttatttaacactgtaaattaaaggAATTAGTGGTTTTGGGTGAACTTTTTCTTTAATGTATATGGTATATGGGTACAAGCTTCCTCATAGCCTGCCGGCCAGTGATTGGGCTGTGTTAGCACGTGGTCTTGTGTGACGgaaaatgtatactgaacaaaatgaaAGTCAGACAGTAAAATATATCtctagtaaaagtctaaaagtatttggttttaaacatacttaagtatcaaaagtaaaagtataaatcatttgaaattccttatattaagcaaagcagagcgcaccattttcttgtttttaaaatgtatggacattatttacaaaatatgcatttgtgtttagtgagtccaccaggccagaggcagtacggatgaccatgtgtttaaccattttcctgtcctgctaagcattcaaaatgtaacgagtacttttggttgtcagggaaaatgtatggagtaaaaagtacagtattttctttaggaatgtagtgaagtaaaagtagtcaaaaatatataaatagtaaagtacagttacccaaacttcacattttagtgtccttttattgtccccatcacaaggtgcacctgtgtaatgatcatgctgtttaatcagcctcttgttatgccacacctgtcaggttgatggattattttggcaaaggagacatgctcactaacatgtATGGCCgttgctgctttgtgtgatgtattgttgtctctacctttttgctgttgtctgtgcccaataatgttcgtATTATGTTTGTGCTGCTACCGTGTTGTcatgatgtgttgctaccatgctgttgttgcCTTTGGTctctttttatgtagtgttgtggtgtttctcttgtcgtgatgtgtgttttgacctACATTTTTAATTCctgcccccgtccccgcaggaggcctttttgcctcttggtaggcggtcattgtaaataagaatttgttcttaactgacttgcctagttaaataaaggttaaatattttaaaagcaaacaaatttgttcacaaaatttgagagaaatacactatttgtgcatatggaacatttctgggatcttttatttcagctcatgaaacatgggaccaacacgttacatgttacgtttatatttttgttcagtgtagtagtcagaatggatcactgTTTTATTAAATATCTCCATTTGTAGCGAACTTTAAAATAATTCACTGTGGGGATCGAAGTTGATATTTCTTTTGCCAAAAAGTACAAAAATGTGGTTTGGCCATTCTGGCAATCTTAATTTAATGTAGGCTTTTGGCACACTAGCAGTAACCGGCCAGCAGAGTTTGTGACACTGTTTGATTAGTAAAACATTTTCATCAATAGTGTAATAACTTAAACCAATcacttattttatattttttacccatttttctccccaatttcgtggtatccaattggtacgaaggtcgagagccgtacaTCCTCCCAAACACGAcctaaccaagccgcactgcttcttgacacaatgcccacttaacccggaagccagccgcacaaatgtgtggctggcgacagtgtcagcatgcactgcgcccggcccgccacagaagtcgctagtgcgtgatgctggccaaaccctcccctaacccggacgacgctgggccaattgtgcgccgccccatgggtctcccggtcgacagagcctggactcgaacccagaatctctagtggcacagctagtgcgttagactactgcgccactcgggatgcccaaaatcacttaaaaaaaacaattgaaatgCATATTAAGAAACACTGCATTTGCATCCATTGCCACAACAGATTTGCACTTCCATTCTGACCTTGCAGTGTCCAGTGTCGTCTGTAAAGAAAAAACCAACTGCTCAATTTGAAGAGACAGCTTTCAGTCATGCGATTAGACAAATTGTAATTATCGCAAAAATATTAAACAGCAGTTTCACTCCTTATCCCAGGATTGACCAGGCTTTACAGAGATGGAGATGGGACCAGACTCATGTTAGACACTCACTCCTCTCAATCACCCTTAACCCATCGGTCCAAGGCCAAAATCAGTATTTTCCCCCCACTACTTTCAATGATCTGCTTTACAGTCCTCATATGAGCCTCACATATGGAAGTCTTACCTTTCAGCTCAACCAGTACAAGAAACATTTTAATACAAAGTTGCCTTCATGGCTCtattttacatacagtgcattcggaaagttttcagaccccttgactactcccacattttcttacgttacagccttattctaaaataaggctgtcccgaagccactccactcccacttgtcccgaagccactcctgcgttgtcttggctgtgtgcttagggtcattgtcctgttggaaggtgaacctttgccccagtctgaggtgctgaccgctctggagcaggttttcatcaaggatctctgtactctGCTCTGTGCCTCTTTCCCTCgttcatgactagtctcccagtccctgccgctgaaaaacatccccacagcatgctgccaccaccatgcttcaccgtagggatggtaccaggtttcctccagacatgacgcttggcattcaggccaaagagctcaatcagATAAGAGCATCTTTtttactcatggtctgagagtcctttaggtgccttttggcaaactccaagcgggctgtcatgtgcctttttctgtgCAGTGGCTTttatctggccactaccataaaggcctgattggtggagtgctgcagagatggttgtctgaatactttccgaatgccctgtatgttCAGGTCATGTGTAGATATTACAGATAACAGTCCCAAACTAATTAAAATGCCACGATCTTCCCATTTGTGTCTGCTGGGAAACATGAGTTTGGGCCCTCCAACATTAGTCCACAGGTTTAATGAACTGGACAATTACGTTCCCTTAGTAATATCAAAAAAGGWTTCAGGAATGTGGTGTGTTGTCCACTATTACTGAAGCATGACACTTGATATGCATGAACAAACAAGAGTGAATTTAGTTTAGTAATTGTGTTATTACATTGGTTAAAATTATTACATTCATAAAAAGTGACCCACTTCATTTTGTAATAATTATTACATTATGCACAAACTTTTAGCAATTTATTATCAGCATTTATAACAAATGCAGAAGTTATTACATTAGCAACCATTACATTATTGGCAGATATTACATTGTCAATGTACGTAGTAGCAAATGACAAACTTCATACATGCTAATCCTGAACAATCTGTCACACTGACACTTCCTAACATTGAACAAATGACAACTACACATCAGAACACAGATACTTGGTTTTTATTTTCAATCCTTTTGTTCCCTAAATTTGTTATCCTTCAGATGATATCCTTATCTTTTTTTWAAAACACATGACCATGTCACACCACATGCAAAAACAAAGCCGGGAAGGCCCACGCTAGTCCTGGGAATGTGCTCCATCATATGACTCAAGACAAAGTctcaagcaatggctttttcatAGTTACTAGGGAGGGGCAACAAACTCCTTCAAAAGATGGCCACTATAACGAGTTTGTTTAGTTTTGAAATATCAGATATTTCTGTATGACCTTCCTTGATCAACCCTGACCTAAAACCACAAAAGGGTACatgaaaatacatccacaagaAAATGTCAGTATATGATACTTAAATATTTTTTGGTCTGAAACAAAAAAAGTGATAAATAATCAGAATCAGTCCCGACCAGAAGTGTTCTCTGCAGGTTATGGAATAACAACCTCCTCCCACCTTGACGCACAACCCTCGCCAAGTGTCAACTGGGTACACTGGTGCATCTGTAGAGTTCTTGTTTCTCTTTGGTTTAGTTGAGCTGTCGTAGCAGGAAGGTCTGACCTGACCCATGAGTTGCCTCACAGTGGTAAAGATGGTCTTTGGTGCCTATATAGTGTCAGGTTTTAAACTCCTCCCTGTGTTGCTGTAAAACAGTGACTGTTGTTTAGCTGTTTGACCTGACTGATGTAAAGGAGAACGGGCCAGTGGAGTGAGTCCTTATCGGATGATGGTGTTATAGGAGGTCTGGGAGGCCGGATCCAGGGGCTTGGCCGAGGCCTCCGCCTCATGCTGGTCCTCATGGCCGGCCTCGATGATGGGCTCCCTGTCCTCCTCTATATCCTCGTCACAGTGGGGGAGCTGGAAGAAAGAAGTCAGGCCATGCAGGTCGGCCATCCGGTGGAAGGCACGCAGGACCAGGTACATCATCATCAGCCCTACAAACAGGTACACTGCAGAGGACAGAGAGTACAACATCAGCAAGTAGACACTGTGGGAAGAAGCATTATACATGGACACAGTCACTTGTCTCACAAAGCGCAAACTCACCACACTGGTGTGCTCGAGGTGTATTCCTGCTGGACAAGAAGACCAGCTATTCAACAGGCTTCCTCACGATACAGTTATGCTTATATGCCATATCATGGTTCATTTGTTTCAACAGTTGTTTCAGTGCAGCTCAGTAAGCAGAGTAGACTTACACCTCCCTTGTGACTTAAATTCTGTCATGCCATGTTGTGGGTATATTTTTTGACAGGAAAAGTATATTCCGATATGAGCAAAACAACCTAATTTCCCAGTAGTTTAAACTTTAATGAGAATTACACCCAACATTTTTGCAATTGTCTGAGAATGGTGCTGAaccatatgatttttttttttttttaagggtaaAGTGTGATGAACAAgctttaaatttaaatttaaatccaggtcatgtgacatgatcaACCAAAACAGGCCCTAAAACAAGGTATTTAGACAATGCCACAGAGTACAACAAATACCACTAGGCTCTAAACAGTGAGGTTATTTTGAGAGGATAAAAAGGGTAATTCCAGTAATTCAATTATACCATAACTCTGACAAATGTCATGTGACAATATGAAATCCCTCCAAGTACAAGTTGGGTAGATGGTGTGGTATCCTTGACTCCCTACTGCAACATGCCCTTGAGATGAGAGCAATTTCACCAGACATTACACTCTTCCCAAAACAAGAAGCCAAATTCAAATTCACCCATCCAGTATACCAACCAAATCACAGACATTGTGAGATACATGGAGGGGGCAGTGGAGCGACACTTTAGTTTCCTCCTGAAAACCACAAGGATGCCTCCTCAGACTTATACAAATATACTCAAAGCGATAAGCCGTACTGCATATTTGCAGTATCAGAATTACATGTCTAGGGTCAATACAGGGATAAGGAATGCATCCATTTTCTTTCATCGGTTGAACCATGTTAAATCGGGAGACTCATGCAGTCTCTGCATTCTGACTAATATCTTCTGACATTTGGCCCACAAATGTTGTCTCAGGACATTGAGCACAATGAAGAGCAGAGGTGTCCTGTCATCTTCAAATTACGAGTATTGCAAACATATCTTACATGAGCACATTTAAAAACTCAAACAAAACAGCATTTACTAGTTCTTAAAATTGCTTCCTTGGACGTTATAGATCCTTCTGACCAGAGTGCACTacttgagaggaggaggagcactcAGGAAGCGCCAGTTCTCACAACCGAGGTGTGAAAGTTCCTGCGGTTTCACAGAGACACAACACCATATTCCACCAGAGGGCCTAGCGATCTCAGTGCTGGACAAGATGTCACATTCTGGCTTCTCTAATGTGAGGTGGTGTTGGGGCCGAGCGTCACCCACTTCACTCAAGTGTCTGCACACGGTCAAAATTGTCAAGTCCACTTATTCCTATGCACATCCCTCTGTTTAAAACATTGATGCAAACTCCACCATATCGTGCAGTCACTGTTCATACTTATTTCCTGGTTTTCTATTCAAAAAAGGGGGAAAACAATTCTAACTCAATCATGAACACCAATATTTAAGTTGAATGGGTAATGACTATCACGGAATTTATATGACATTAGTCTGAGCTGTGTCATGAGCCATGTCAGGGTGCCTTGCTCTGTTATCAAACACACTCAGACTAGTAACACACAGACTAGTTCATGACTCACCCATCACAGAGATCTTATACAGCGACCTGAAATTCTGTCCGGGCTTCTCGCCAGGCACGTAGTCGCCCAGGCCGATGGTACACAGCGTGATGAAGCAGAAGTATATGGCGTCCAGGAAGGACCAGGTGTCCTCGATGTAGCTGAACACCACAGCAGGTACCACAAAGAAGCCCagcaccaccaccagcagcaggaTGGCGAAGTGGACGGCAGTGGCGGCGAGAGGGTCCAGGCCGATCTTCTGGCGGAACATGCTGATGGGTCCGTAGGTCACCAGGTGCATGAGCCTCTGGACGCAGGCGGTGAGCACCAGCATGGTGAAGGGCACTCCCAGCAGGGCGTAGAAGATGGAGAAGGCTTTGCCCTTGTCCGACAGGGGCGTAGTGTGCCCATATCCtggggagggtggagagaaaaagagtgagacaGAGCGCAAGTTTATAGAGCTAAGAAATTATTAGGATCCCATACAAGCAAACACAGTACAATAGCAGAGAGGTAAGTGATCTCACTATCTAGAAAATTAAAGCTATGATGGGAACAAGTCGGTTATCATTGAACAAAATGAAAGTCAAAACAATCCACTgtagctaggccactcaggaacattcaatgttatcttggtaagcaactccagtgtatattttgacttgtgttttagattatcgtcctgctgaaaggtgactgaaccaggttttcctctaagattttgcatgtgcttagctattctgtttcttttataaaaaatttaaaaactcCCTCGTtcttgcagatgacaagcatacccataacatgatgcagccaccaccatgtttgaatgTATGAATAGGAGTataagtgatgtgttgtgttggatttgcccaaaacataacgctttgtattcagggcaaaaagtTCATTACTTTGCCAcatcttttgcagtattactttagtgccttactgcaaacaggatgcatgttttacaatatttttattctgtaaaggcgTCCTTCTTTCACTcttaattaggttagtattgtagagtaactacaatgttgttgacctatcctcagttatctcctattacagtcattaaactgttATAAaaacaccattggcctcatggtgaaatccctgagcggtttccttcctctccggcaactgagttaggtagGGTGCccttatctttgtagtgactgggtgtattgatacaccatccaaagtgtgattCATaacttttttacccatctaccattaGGTGTCCTTAttagttctcctggcatccgccaaacccagatttgtccgccAGACTGACAGATTGTGAAGAGTTCATCACAcacagagaatgcatttccactgctccaaaatccaatggcggcgagctttacaccactgcagcccAGGCTTGATATTGCGCAtcatgatcttaggcttgcgtgcgggtgctcggccatggaaacccattacatgaagctcccgaccaacagttcttgtggtgatgttgcttccagaggcagtttggaactcagcagtgagtgttgcaaccaaggacagacagtgcattcggaaagtattcagacccctttactttttccacatttttgttacattacaataaccctaagcacacagcaaagacaacgcaggagtggcttcgggacaagtttctgaatgtcctggagtggcACAGaccgagcccggacttgaacccaatctaacatatCTGGAAAGATCTGAAtatagctttgcagcgacgctccccatccaacgtcgtggacttcaggaaacccctatccacatcgacagcagtggagaaggttttaagttcctcggtgtacacatcactgacaaactgaaatggtccacgcacacagacagtgtggtgaagaatgcgcaacactgcctcttcaacctcaggaggctgaaaaatgttggcttgtcaccgaaaaccctcactaacttttacaggtgcacaattgagagcatcctgtcgggctgtatcaccgcctggtacggcaaactgAGCACCTCCCCACAACACGCAGGGCTACTCCAGAGAGTGAGTATGACGGTCGCACCATGCGCATCACTGGGCAACACTACCGTGCTCCagggacacctacaacacccgattgTCGacaaggaaggccaaaaagatcatcaaaaggacaataaccacccaagccactacctgttcacccgcTTCAATTCCAGAAGGCGAGCTCAGTACAGCGTGCTATCAaaactgggacagagagagattgaaaaacaggcTTCTACTCAAGGCCATCatattgttaaacagccaccactacacaCAGAGGCGGGCTCGCCTaccctacagacttgatatcattagCCACGTTTAAATAAAGAGAAacacaagtcactttaataatccactttaagaatgtttaacatatctcacattactcatctcatatgtaagtgggagaacaaagtatttgatacgACTGCAGATTGCAGGTttgcctacttacaaagcatgtagaggtccttTCATTTGGTAtcataaggtacacttcaactgtgagacgacgggaatctaaaacaaaaatcctgaaaatcacattgtattgtatttttaagtaattcatttgcatttattgcatgacaataagttattttgatacatcagagaaGCAGGAACTtaattttggtacagaaacctttgtttgcaattacagagatcatacgttcctgtagttcttgaccaggtttgcacacactgcagcagggattttggcccacctcctccatacagaccttctccagatccttcaggtttcggggctgtcgctgggcagtacggactttcagctccccccAAAGATTTT
This genomic interval from Salvelinus sp. IW2-2015 linkage group LG22, ASM291031v2, whole genome shotgun sequence contains the following:
- the LOC111982806 gene encoding potassium channel subfamily K member 6, with product MSSWYKSWILLTGFILFYVAYLLFGAFVFSTIERPVEDKLKRDIQVLKEEFLNQSCVNATSLENFLERVLQANKYGVSILPNSSASSNWDLASSLFFANTLVTTVGYGHTTPLSDKGKAFSIFYALLGVPFTMLVLTACVQRLMHLVTYGPISMFRQKIGLDPLAATAVHFAILLLVVVLGFFVVPAVVFSYIEDTWSFLDAIYFCFITLCTIGLGDYVPGEKPGQNFRSLYKISVMVYLFVGLMMMYLVLRAFHRMADLHGLTSFFQLPHCDEDIEEDREPIIEAGHEDQHEAEASAKPLDPASQTSYNTIIR